A stretch of Gallus gallus isolate bGalGal1 chromosome 2, bGalGal1.mat.broiler.GRCg7b, whole genome shotgun sequence DNA encodes these proteins:
- the FYCO1 gene encoding FYVE and coiled-coil domain-containing protein 1 isoform 1 (isoform 1 is encoded by transcript variant 1) gives MEAAPGESQLQRIIRDLQDAVAELSKEFKEGGEPITDDSVNLQKFSYKLEYLLQFDQKEKSTLLGNRKDYWDYFCDCLAKVKGANDGIRFVKSITELRTSLGKGRAFLRYSLVHQRLADTLQQCFMNTKVTSDWYYARSPFLNPKMSSDIVGQLYELTDVQFDLASRGYDLDAAWPAFARRTLSSLGSSAYLWKPPSRSSSMSSLVSNYLQAPEFPSSPDANNSLNAEHFEGFEEMRVELDQAELRQKELQRSIHQLEMENQELQAAVSLQKEQLQLEKEKSNNYSEENSRLTKMITELQKQCEVSHSTQSTVHDLQKCLQSLELNAVEQQKEYSTKLAQLATSKEDYASKLQLLNEELEVSRALVAMKELCIDELKAKLSSTEQKNLNLLAKVDAALEEKGHQAMAQCDSALQIQALLEKLQQTEKEKAEMQRLSDECTSQLKTAEEQLRLKEEAQKELESRYNCLTADSREGSEKLLRSLETMEKEVDALQKALTLKEKKMAELQTQVMESLAQVGSLEKDLEEARKEKEKLKEEYGKMEEALKEEAQSQAEKFEQQEGHLKKVSETVCSLEEQKRKLLYEKEHLSQKVKELEEQMRQQNSTVNEMSEESRKLKTENVDLQQSKKKVEEKLKNLEASKDSLEAEVARLRASEKQLQSEIDDALVSVDEKEKKLRSQNKQLDEDLQNARRQSQILEEKLEALQSDYRELKEREETTRESYASLEGQLKGAKQHSLQVEKSLDTLKESKESLQSQLAEKEIQLQGMECQCEQLRKEAERHRKKAETLEVEKLSAENTCLQQTKLIESLTSEKESMEKHQLQQAASLEKDAKELASRLTVSEEQLQVNRDEVSRLQTEVLDLRVKLQQTTDEREQLKSELAITETVLGEQKMLVQQLKEQTESLNRNHVQELVQCKEREEVLKREQEAVVLQKTELENNLLSLKEELSKFKQYLEAARMENVENKDLLHRTNTDMAELGIQICALSSEKVDAEEQLAQAKERLKELEEQAAMQQEKLKHDISNLRQENRSLQEKLEEAQICVSAVPSLQAQLETAKKQAQSFQETSQEELSAIKFQMSTEILNYQTKFKTASEECGKLRDQLEEQKRQQHATEEEIAGLQAENTSLSRKLDEAREQLSELQSARLQKEEEVTSLRELLERTQKEADEAKNQALDYSEKLSKMAADKDSNDQKLFAELDDLTRTKQFLEERLIELIRDKDALWQKSDALEFQQKLSAEQKWQGDTEVNHCLDCQREFSWMVRRHHCRMCGRIFCYYCCNNYMVTKPGGRKERCCKACFNKPRVIVDNTDDSGSSANQEGSPGSLESPVSPVAGEVSKPPDDAAFDIITDEELCQVQESDSLHSESQMDRDSLDQSVTDLNSTCNSSTFDESEEWQVAQDAEISLLKSGEIMVKLPLTVEEIMNFGEGNRELFIKSSTYSIIPITVTEIGLTISWIFSSDPKSISFSVVYQESEDTPLDQCKVLIPMTRCNSHKETIRGQMKVRNSGIYTLIFDNTFSRFISKRVFYQLTVERPVIYDGSDFP, from the exons ATGGAGGCAGCTCCTGGTGAAAGCCAACTGCAGCGAATTATCAGGGACTTGCAAG ATGCTGTGGCTGAATTAAGTAAAGAATTTAAAGAAGGAGGAGAACCAATCACAGATGACAGTGTCAACTTGCAAAAATTCTCCTACAAGCTTGAATATCTTCTACAG TTtgaccagaaagaaaaaagcacattgCTGGGGAACAGAAAAGACTACTGGGATTATTTCTGTGACTGTCTGGCAAAAGTCAAAGGTGCTAATGATGGAATTCGATTTGTTAAGTCTATTACAGAA CTACGAACATCTcttgggaaaggaagagcattTCTGCGTTACTCCCTCGTTCATCAAAGGCTTGCAGATACCTTACAGCAGTGTTTTATGAACACCAAGGTGACCAG tgaCTGGTACTATGCACGAAGCCCATTTCTGAATCCCAAAATGAGTTCTGACATTGTGGGTCAACTCTATGAGCTCACTGATGTTCAGTTTGACTTGGCGTCACGAGGCTATGATTTAGATGCTGCTTGGCCAGCATTTGCCAG GAGGACACTGTCCTCACTTGGATCTTCAGCATACTTATGGAAGCCCCCAAGTCGCAGTTCCAGCATGAGCAGCTTAGTGAGCAATTACTTGCAG GCTCCAGAGTTTCCCTCCAGCCCTGATGCAAATAACTCACTAAATGCTGAACACTTTGAGGGCTTTGAAGAGATGCGTGTAGAGCTTGACCAGGCTGAGCTGAGGCAGAAGGAACTTCAGAGAAGTATTCACCAGCTAGAAATGGAAAACCAGGAGCTCCAGGCAGCTGTCAGCCTTCAGAAAGAGCAGTTGcagctggaaaaagagaagagcaatAACTACAGTGAGGAGAACTCCCGACTGACAAAGATGATCACAGAGTTACAGAAGCAGTGTGAGGTTTCACACTCCACTCAAAGCACTGTTCATGACCTGCAGAAATGCCTTCAATCACTGGAACTGAATGCCgtggagcagcagaaggaataTTCAACAAAGCTGGCGCAGTTGGCAACCAGTAAGGAGGACTATGCCTCAAAACTGCAGCTGTTGAATGAGGAGTTGGAGGTCTCTAGGGCTTTAGTTGCTATGAAGGAGCTCTGCATTGATGAGCTTAAAGCAAAGCTGAGTTCCACAGAACAGAAGAATCTCAACCTCCTTGCAAAAGTTGACGCTGCCTTGGAGGAAAAAGGACACCAAGCTATGGCCCAATGTGACTCTGCCCTACAGATACAGGCATTATTAGAGAAGCTTcagcagacagaaaaggaaaaggcagagatgCAAAGACTCAGTGATGAATGTACATCTCAGCTGAAAACCGCAGAAGAGCAGCTGCGGCTGAAAGAAGAGGCACAGAAGGAACTGGAGTCCAGATATAATTGCCTTACTGCTGATTCCAGAGAAGGGAGTGAAAAGCTGCTAAGGAGCCTGGAAACCATGGAAAAGGAAGTGGATGCACTTCAGAAGGCCCTGAccctgaaagaaaagaagatggcTGAGCTCCAGACCCAGGTAATGGAGTCGCTGGCTCAGGTGGGGTCACTGGAAAAAGATCTTGAGgaggcaaggaaagaaaaagagaaactcaAGGAGGAGTATGGTAAGATGGAAGAGGCACTTAAGGAGGAAGCCCAGTCACAGGCAGAAAAATTTGAACAACAGGAGGGTCATTTAAAAAAGGTGAGTGAGACCGTGTGTAGCCTTGAGGAGCAAAAGCGGAAGCTCTTGTATGAGAAAGAGCATCTCAGCCAAAAAGTcaaggagctggaggagcagatgAGGCAGCAAAACTCCACAGTGAATGAAATGAGTGAGGAGAGCAGGAAGCTGAAAACTGAGAATGTAGATTTGcagcaatccaagaagaaggtggaagagaagctgaagaatCTGGAAGCCTCTAAAGATTCTCTGGAAGCCGAGGTGGCCAGGCTGAGGgcctctgagaaacagcttCAGAGTGAGATAGATGATGCCCTtgtgtcagttgatgaaaaagagaagaagctCCGAAGCCAGAATAAACAGCTGGATGAAGATTTGCAGAATGCCAGGAGACAAAGCCAAATTCTGGAGGAGAAATTAGAGGCTCTGCAATCAGACTATAGAGAgctaaaggaaagagaagagaccACCAGGGAATCTTATGCCTCACTTGAAGGACAGCTGAAGGGTGCCAAACAACACAGTTTACAAGTAGAAAAAAGCTTAGACACTTTGAAGGAGAGCAAAGAGTCACTACAGTCACAGCtagcagagaaggaaatacaGCTACAAGGCATGGAGTGCCAATGTGAGCAGctaagaaaagaagcagaaagacataggaagaaagcagagactCTCGAGGTAGAAAAGCTCAGTGCTGAAAATACATGCCTTCAGCAGACAAAGCTTATTGAATCCCTCACATCAGAAAAGGAATCAATGGAAAAGCACCAACTACAGCAGGCAGCTTCGCTGGAGAAAGATGCAAAAGAGCTGGCCTCCAGGCTTACAGTAAGTGAAGAGCAGCTGCAAGTCAACCGAGATGAAGTGTCTAGGCTGCAAACAGAAGTCCTTGACCTGCGAGTCAAGCTTCAGCAGACCACTGATGAGAGAGAGCAGTTGAAAAGTGAGCTGGCAATCACAGAGACTGTCCTGGGGGAGCAGAAAATGCTTGTCCAGCAGCTGAAAGAGCAAACAGAGTCCCTCAACAGAAACCATGTGCAAGAACTGGTGCaatgcaaagaaagagaagaagtgCTGAAAAGAGAACAGGAAGCAGTAGTCCTTCAAAAAACTGAGctggaaaataatttgctgAGTCTAAAGGAAGAACTCTCCAAGTTTAAGCAGTACTTGGAAGCTGCTAGAATggaaaatgtagaaaacaaagatCTCCTCCATAGGACCAACACAGATATGGCTGAACTCGGTATTCAGATTTGTGCCTTGTCCTCTGAAAAGGTGGATGCAGAAGAGCAGTTAGCCCAGGCCAAAGAGAGGCTCAAAGAATTGGAAGAACAGGCAGCAATGCAACAGGAGAAACTGAAGCATGACATCTCTAATCTCAGACAGGAGAACAGGAGCCTACAAGAGAAACTAGAGGAGGCTCAGATATGTGTCTCAGCTGTCCCAAGTCTGCAAGCACAACTGGAGACAGCAAAGAAACAGGCACAGAGCTTTCAGGAGACCAGCCAAGAAGAGCTGTCTGCAATAAAATTTCAAATGAGCACAGAAATTCTAAATTATCAGACAAAATTCAAG ACTGCCAGTGAAGAGTGTGGGAAACTAAGAGATCAACTTGAGGAGCAGAAGAGACAACAGCATGCTACAGAGGAAGAGATTGCAGGTTTACAA gcTGAAAACACAAGTCTGTCTAGAAAGCTGGATGAAGCAAGAGAGCAGCTGTCTGAATTGCAATCTGCTcggctgcagaaggaagaggaggtgaCATCTCTGAGAGAACTCTTGGAAAG GACGCAAAAGGAAGCTGATGAAGCAAAAAATCAGGCCCTGGATTACAGTGAGAAACTCAGCAAGATGGCAGCAGACAAAGATAGCAACGACCAGAAGTTGTTTGCTGAGCTGGATGACCTGACAAGAACAAAACAGTTCCTTGAAGAACGTTTAATAGAACTTATCAG AGATAAGGATGCTTTGTGGCAAAAATCAGATGCTCTGGAGTTCCAGCAGAAGCTTagtgcagagcagaagtggCAGGGCGACACAGAGGTTAACCATTGTCTGGACTGCCAGAGAGAGTTCTCATGGATGGTGCGCCGACACCACTGCAG AATGTGCGGTCGCATTTTCTGCTACTATTGCTGCAACAACTACATGGTGACAAAACCTGGTGGGAGAAAGGAGCGTTGCTGCAAAGCTTGCTTTAATAAGCCCAGAGTGATTGTGGACAATACAGATGACTCTGGATCCAGTGCCAACCAGGAGGGATCCCCAGGTTCATTGGAGTCACCAGTGTCACCAG TTGCAGGCGAAGTCTCTAAACCACCAGATGATGCAGCATTTGATATAATCACTGATGAGGAGCTGTGCCAAGTACAAGAATCAGACTCGCTCCACAGTGAAAGTCAGATGGACAGAGATTCTCTGGATCAAAGCGTTACAGATCT aAACAGCACGTGTAATTCTTCAACCTTTGATGAATCAGAAGAGTGGCAGGTTGCTCAAGATGCTGAGATAAGCTTGTTGAAGTCAGGAGAAATCAT GGTCAAATTGCCCCTTACAGTGGAGGAGATTATGAATTTTGGGGAAGGCAACAGAGAACTGTTCATTAAATCCAGCACTTACAGTATCATTCCCATCACTGTTACAGAGATTGGGCTAACAATTAGTTGGATATTTTCATCAGACCCCAAAAGCATCTCCTTCAGCGTCGTCTACCAAGAATCAGAAGACACACCACTGGATCAGTGCAAA GTTCTTATTCCTATGACCCGCTGCAATTCTCATAAGGAAACTATCAGAGGACAGATGAAAGTCAGAAACTCTGGAATCTACACACTGATATTTGACAACACATTTTCTAG atttatttcaaaaagaGTGTTTTATCAGTTGACTGTTGAGCGACCTGTCATCTATGATGGAAGTGATTTCCCATAG
- the FYCO1 gene encoding FYVE and coiled-coil domain-containing protein 1 isoform X1: protein MEAAPGESQLQRIIRDLQDAVAELSKEFKEGGEPITDDSVNLQKFSYKLEYLLQFDQKEKSTLLGNRKDYWDYFCDCLAKVKGANDGIRFVKSITELRTSLGKGRAFLRYSLVHQRLADTLQQCFMNTKVTSDWYYARSPFLNPKMSSDIVGQLYELTDVQFDLASRGYDLDAAWPAFARRTLSSLGSSAYLWKPPSRSSSMSSLVSNYLQAPEFPSSPDANNSLNAEHFEGFEEMRVELDQAELRQKELQRSIHQLEMENQELQAAVSLQKEQLQLEKEKSNNYSEENSRLTKMITELQKQCEVSHSTQSTVHDLQKCLQSLELNAVEQQKEYSTKLAQLATSKEDYASKLQLLNEELEVSRALVAMKELCIDELKAKLSSTEQKNLNLLAKVDAALEEKGHQAMAQCDSALQIQALLEKLQQTEKEKAEMQRLSDECTSQLKTAEEQLRLKEEAQKELESRYNCLTADSREGSEKLLRSLETMEKEVDALQKALTLKEKKMAELQTQVMESLAQVGSLEKDLEEARKEKEKLKEEYGKMEEALKEEAQSQAEKFEQQEGHLKKVSETVCSLEEQKRKLLYEKEHLSQKVKELEEQMRQQNSTVNEMSEESRKLKTENVDLQQSKKKVEEKLKNLEASKDSLEAEVARLRASEKQLQSEIDDALVSVDEKEKKLRSQNKQLDEDLQNARRQSQILEEKLEALQSDYRELKEREETTRESYASLEGQLKGAKQHSLQVEKSLDTLKESKESLQSQLAEKEIQLQGMECQCEQLRKEAERHRKKAETLEVEKLSAENTCLQQTKLIESLTSEKESMEKHQLQQAASLEKDAKELASRLTVSEEQLQVNRDEVSRLQTEVLDLRVKLQQTTDEREQLKSELAITETVLGEQKMLVQQLKEQTESLNRNHVQELVQCKEREEVLKREQEAVVLQKTELENNLLSLKEELSKFKQYLEAARMENVENKDLLHRTNTDMAELGIQICALSSEKVDAEEQLAQAKERLKELEEQAAMQQEKLKHDISNLRQENRSLQEKLEEAQICVSAVPSLQAQLETAKKQAQSFQETSQEELSAIKFQMSTEILNYQTKFKTASEECGKLRDQLEEQKRQQHATEEEIAGLQAENTSLSRKLDEAREQLSELQSARLQKEEEVTSLRELLERTQKEADEAKNQALDYSEKLSKMAADKDSNDQKLFAELDDLTRTKQFLEERLIELIRDKDALWQKSDALEFQQKLSAEQKWQGDTEVNHCLDCQREFSWMVRRHHCRMCGRIFCYYCCNNYMVTKPGGRKERCCKACFNKPRVIVDNTDDSGSSANQEGSPGSLESPVSPVAGEVSKPPDDAAFDIITDEELCQVQESDSLHSESQMDRDSLDQSVTDLPVIHSSWYSRVYPVHLPFWRNSTCNSSTFDESEEWQVAQDAEISLLKSGEIMVKLPLTVEEIMNFGEGNRELFIKSSTYSIIPITVTEIGLTISWIFSSDPKSISFSVVYQESEDTPLDQCKVLIPMTRCNSHKETIRGQMKVRNSGIYTLIFDNTFSRFISKRVFYQLTVERPVIYDGSDFP from the exons ATGGAGGCAGCTCCTGGTGAAAGCCAACTGCAGCGAATTATCAGGGACTTGCAAG ATGCTGTGGCTGAATTAAGTAAAGAATTTAAAGAAGGAGGAGAACCAATCACAGATGACAGTGTCAACTTGCAAAAATTCTCCTACAAGCTTGAATATCTTCTACAG TTtgaccagaaagaaaaaagcacattgCTGGGGAACAGAAAAGACTACTGGGATTATTTCTGTGACTGTCTGGCAAAAGTCAAAGGTGCTAATGATGGAATTCGATTTGTTAAGTCTATTACAGAA CTACGAACATCTcttgggaaaggaagagcattTCTGCGTTACTCCCTCGTTCATCAAAGGCTTGCAGATACCTTACAGCAGTGTTTTATGAACACCAAGGTGACCAG tgaCTGGTACTATGCACGAAGCCCATTTCTGAATCCCAAAATGAGTTCTGACATTGTGGGTCAACTCTATGAGCTCACTGATGTTCAGTTTGACTTGGCGTCACGAGGCTATGATTTAGATGCTGCTTGGCCAGCATTTGCCAG GAGGACACTGTCCTCACTTGGATCTTCAGCATACTTATGGAAGCCCCCAAGTCGCAGTTCCAGCATGAGCAGCTTAGTGAGCAATTACTTGCAG GCTCCAGAGTTTCCCTCCAGCCCTGATGCAAATAACTCACTAAATGCTGAACACTTTGAGGGCTTTGAAGAGATGCGTGTAGAGCTTGACCAGGCTGAGCTGAGGCAGAAGGAACTTCAGAGAAGTATTCACCAGCTAGAAATGGAAAACCAGGAGCTCCAGGCAGCTGTCAGCCTTCAGAAAGAGCAGTTGcagctggaaaaagagaagagcaatAACTACAGTGAGGAGAACTCCCGACTGACAAAGATGATCACAGAGTTACAGAAGCAGTGTGAGGTTTCACACTCCACTCAAAGCACTGTTCATGACCTGCAGAAATGCCTTCAATCACTGGAACTGAATGCCgtggagcagcagaaggaataTTCAACAAAGCTGGCGCAGTTGGCAACCAGTAAGGAGGACTATGCCTCAAAACTGCAGCTGTTGAATGAGGAGTTGGAGGTCTCTAGGGCTTTAGTTGCTATGAAGGAGCTCTGCATTGATGAGCTTAAAGCAAAGCTGAGTTCCACAGAACAGAAGAATCTCAACCTCCTTGCAAAAGTTGACGCTGCCTTGGAGGAAAAAGGACACCAAGCTATGGCCCAATGTGACTCTGCCCTACAGATACAGGCATTATTAGAGAAGCTTcagcagacagaaaaggaaaaggcagagatgCAAAGACTCAGTGATGAATGTACATCTCAGCTGAAAACCGCAGAAGAGCAGCTGCGGCTGAAAGAAGAGGCACAGAAGGAACTGGAGTCCAGATATAATTGCCTTACTGCTGATTCCAGAGAAGGGAGTGAAAAGCTGCTAAGGAGCCTGGAAACCATGGAAAAGGAAGTGGATGCACTTCAGAAGGCCCTGAccctgaaagaaaagaagatggcTGAGCTCCAGACCCAGGTAATGGAGTCGCTGGCTCAGGTGGGGTCACTGGAAAAAGATCTTGAGgaggcaaggaaagaaaaagagaaactcaAGGAGGAGTATGGTAAGATGGAAGAGGCACTTAAGGAGGAAGCCCAGTCACAGGCAGAAAAATTTGAACAACAGGAGGGTCATTTAAAAAAGGTGAGTGAGACCGTGTGTAGCCTTGAGGAGCAAAAGCGGAAGCTCTTGTATGAGAAAGAGCATCTCAGCCAAAAAGTcaaggagctggaggagcagatgAGGCAGCAAAACTCCACAGTGAATGAAATGAGTGAGGAGAGCAGGAAGCTGAAAACTGAGAATGTAGATTTGcagcaatccaagaagaaggtggaagagaagctgaagaatCTGGAAGCCTCTAAAGATTCTCTGGAAGCCGAGGTGGCCAGGCTGAGGgcctctgagaaacagcttCAGAGTGAGATAGATGATGCCCTtgtgtcagttgatgaaaaagagaagaagctCCGAAGCCAGAATAAACAGCTGGATGAAGATTTGCAGAATGCCAGGAGACAAAGCCAAATTCTGGAGGAGAAATTAGAGGCTCTGCAATCAGACTATAGAGAgctaaaggaaagagaagagaccACCAGGGAATCTTATGCCTCACTTGAAGGACAGCTGAAGGGTGCCAAACAACACAGTTTACAAGTAGAAAAAAGCTTAGACACTTTGAAGGAGAGCAAAGAGTCACTACAGTCACAGCtagcagagaaggaaatacaGCTACAAGGCATGGAGTGCCAATGTGAGCAGctaagaaaagaagcagaaagacataggaagaaagcagagactCTCGAGGTAGAAAAGCTCAGTGCTGAAAATACATGCCTTCAGCAGACAAAGCTTATTGAATCCCTCACATCAGAAAAGGAATCAATGGAAAAGCACCAACTACAGCAGGCAGCTTCGCTGGAGAAAGATGCAAAAGAGCTGGCCTCCAGGCTTACAGTAAGTGAAGAGCAGCTGCAAGTCAACCGAGATGAAGTGTCTAGGCTGCAAACAGAAGTCCTTGACCTGCGAGTCAAGCTTCAGCAGACCACTGATGAGAGAGAGCAGTTGAAAAGTGAGCTGGCAATCACAGAGACTGTCCTGGGGGAGCAGAAAATGCTTGTCCAGCAGCTGAAAGAGCAAACAGAGTCCCTCAACAGAAACCATGTGCAAGAACTGGTGCaatgcaaagaaagagaagaagtgCTGAAAAGAGAACAGGAAGCAGTAGTCCTTCAAAAAACTGAGctggaaaataatttgctgAGTCTAAAGGAAGAACTCTCCAAGTTTAAGCAGTACTTGGAAGCTGCTAGAATggaaaatgtagaaaacaaagatCTCCTCCATAGGACCAACACAGATATGGCTGAACTCGGTATTCAGATTTGTGCCTTGTCCTCTGAAAAGGTGGATGCAGAAGAGCAGTTAGCCCAGGCCAAAGAGAGGCTCAAAGAATTGGAAGAACAGGCAGCAATGCAACAGGAGAAACTGAAGCATGACATCTCTAATCTCAGACAGGAGAACAGGAGCCTACAAGAGAAACTAGAGGAGGCTCAGATATGTGTCTCAGCTGTCCCAAGTCTGCAAGCACAACTGGAGACAGCAAAGAAACAGGCACAGAGCTTTCAGGAGACCAGCCAAGAAGAGCTGTCTGCAATAAAATTTCAAATGAGCACAGAAATTCTAAATTATCAGACAAAATTCAAG ACTGCCAGTGAAGAGTGTGGGAAACTAAGAGATCAACTTGAGGAGCAGAAGAGACAACAGCATGCTACAGAGGAAGAGATTGCAGGTTTACAA gcTGAAAACACAAGTCTGTCTAGAAAGCTGGATGAAGCAAGAGAGCAGCTGTCTGAATTGCAATCTGCTcggctgcagaaggaagaggaggtgaCATCTCTGAGAGAACTCTTGGAAAG GACGCAAAAGGAAGCTGATGAAGCAAAAAATCAGGCCCTGGATTACAGTGAGAAACTCAGCAAGATGGCAGCAGACAAAGATAGCAACGACCAGAAGTTGTTTGCTGAGCTGGATGACCTGACAAGAACAAAACAGTTCCTTGAAGAACGTTTAATAGAACTTATCAG AGATAAGGATGCTTTGTGGCAAAAATCAGATGCTCTGGAGTTCCAGCAGAAGCTTagtgcagagcagaagtggCAGGGCGACACAGAGGTTAACCATTGTCTGGACTGCCAGAGAGAGTTCTCATGGATGGTGCGCCGACACCACTGCAG AATGTGCGGTCGCATTTTCTGCTACTATTGCTGCAACAACTACATGGTGACAAAACCTGGTGGGAGAAAGGAGCGTTGCTGCAAAGCTTGCTTTAATAAGCCCAGAGTGATTGTGGACAATACAGATGACTCTGGATCCAGTGCCAACCAGGAGGGATCCCCAGGTTCATTGGAGTCACCAGTGTCACCAG TTGCAGGCGAAGTCTCTAAACCACCAGATGATGCAGCATTTGATATAATCACTGATGAGGAGCTGTGCCAAGTACAAGAATCAGACTCGCTCCACAGTGAAAGTCAGATGGACAGAGATTCTCTGGATCAAAGCGTTACAGATCT CCCTGTAATTCATAGTTCGTGGTATTCCAGAGTGTATCCAGTGCATCTGCCTTTTTGGAG aAACAGCACGTGTAATTCTTCAACCTTTGATGAATCAGAAGAGTGGCAGGTTGCTCAAGATGCTGAGATAAGCTTGTTGAAGTCAGGAGAAATCAT GGTCAAATTGCCCCTTACAGTGGAGGAGATTATGAATTTTGGGGAAGGCAACAGAGAACTGTTCATTAAATCCAGCACTTACAGTATCATTCCCATCACTGTTACAGAGATTGGGCTAACAATTAGTTGGATATTTTCATCAGACCCCAAAAGCATCTCCTTCAGCGTCGTCTACCAAGAATCAGAAGACACACCACTGGATCAGTGCAAA GTTCTTATTCCTATGACCCGCTGCAATTCTCATAAGGAAACTATCAGAGGACAGATGAAAGTCAGAAACTCTGGAATCTACACACTGATATTTGACAACACATTTTCTAG atttatttcaaaaagaGTGTTTTATCAGTTGACTGTTGAGCGACCTGTCATCTATGATGGAAGTGATTTCCCATAG